Genomic segment of Mycolicibacterium psychrotolerans:
AATCGGTGCAGCTAGCGCTGGGGTTGCGACTGCGGACAGCCCACAGAAGGCCAACGGCATTACCAACGACATCTTGAGTGGGTGCATTGTCGTTGTCATGGTGCCTCCACCAGAAGCGTTGTCTACGACGCTCCTCTGAGTCGCCGAGAACTCGGTAGAGCACTCGGACTCTTATCGCAAGGCCCGAAGGCTTTCGCAGTGCTAGGGCTACGCGGAGGGAATGCGGCCGCGACGGGAAGTGTCCGGCGCAGCGGCGGGCAGAAGGCTTAGGGATACCCCCGTCGGGCACATCAAACGCCCCATCGCTGCTAGTCAGGGGCGTTCGCTAGCAAACCCTGGCCGACGCATATGCCCTGCCAGCGGGTGGGGGGAGACCCCTAGCTACCGGGCCAGTTGGCGCGGTAGACATAGCGTCTCCCGGTTCGCGTATCGAGCTGGCTTCGCCCAGAACCACTGAGCATTTCGGCTTAAGCAGTGGTCGGCTCTTCCTCACCTGGGTCCATGACTTCAAAGTGTGCACCGCAGTGCGCACGTTGTCCTCCGACAATTGGCACCGGATAGGTGAATTGACCCAGGAGGAAACCCCGGGCTTCACCCGGGGCTTCCGCCTAGCGCCGACTTAACGAGGATCAGGGGAGATTGCCCTGGCGGTTCCCCGCGACTGCCGAGTTGTTTAGGCCAGTCTGGTAACCGTCGGCACCACCGGCCTGGTTGAGGCCAGGACCGGTGAAAGCGCCGAACGCTCCGGAACCGGCACCGGAGCCGTTCTGCGCACCCACCTCGACAGCCTGCTGCCGTCCGGGGTTGGCGTCATAGCAGGCAGCGCCGGTACAACCGTTAGGTCCTGCCCAGGCCGTGGCTGCCAGGGCGATGCCAGGCACCGCCAGGGCACCGGCCACCGCAAAGCCTGCGATCGTCTTCTTTGTGAATGTCATAACTTCTGTCCCCCACTGTTGGATGTGGTGTGATTGCTGACAGAGCCGAAGCTATTCCAAACCGACGGTCGGCCATAGTGCCGAAGGTCCCAACTTACGGATCTCGAACTTTCGGACGTTACTGCCTTCGTTCGACAAGTGCGCTTCATGCCTCCGCTTCGTCGGCAAAATCTTGTCCTGAGGTGCACGTCCTCGGCAAGCACACCACAATTTGCTGCATCGTCAAAAGCGCACGTAGTTCACTCGTTAGAGCGGCCAAGACGGACCATGCTCTGAAACCCCATTCCACATGCTGGCTCCAGCCGGGGGTCGTCCACAGCGCAGTGCCATCGGTGAGCTTGCCGGTCGGCCCATATTGGGATTTCCGGCCCAGCATGTCCTGAGCACACGATGTCTACCGGCGGTAGACAGCCAGATCTGGCGGAAAGGCTTGCAAGGTCATAAACCCAAAGGCGGGTTTATGACCTTGACGCCGCGCGCTGGCCCCCAACCCTCACCAAGAGGATCATCATCACCATGAACCCCACCGCGGGCCGGCAACTCCGACGCGATCTCGACGCGGTCCTGGCCGCTGCCGTGAAGCAGCGCGGCCCCCTGGTCTTCGACGAGGTGGAGGAGATCGCGATCGCCGAGGCGATGATCGCCGCCGACCGCGCCGAGCAGCTGCGCGCCGCGTTCGACGATGAACTGGCCGGTGAGGCCCGCTCCTCGGCGCTGACCCGGCTGAGCGCCGAGGCACGCCAATGCTCGGTGCTGGCGGTGACGCTGGCCCGCTCGGTAACCAAAGAGCTGCTCGCGCAACCGAAGTCGGAGATGCACCAGCGGGCGGTGCGGGCCCGGTGGGACAACCGCGGCGCGAGGCACGGGTGACCCGCCGCCCCAGCGCCGACCAGGACGTGGGCCAGCTCTACGGATGGCTGGTCGACCGCGAGCAGCGCGCCTCCTGGTCGCCAGGCCACACCCTGGCGTGGTGCCCCGAGTCGGCGTCCTACACCGGCACCGCCGAGCGCCAGGCGGCGCTGGAGGCTGGGTTGCCGGTCGACCTCCCGGTGAGCGCGCTGCCGGGGTGGGCCCGCGTCGGTGAAGCACCGCGGTGGTGGCGGCGGGCCACCGTGTATCCCGACGGCACCGTGACGTTCCGCGACGACGAGCTGGCGTGGATAGTGGAGAACGGATGTAAACCGGCGGATGTGGCACAGATCACACCGCAACGGCCTCATCCGCCACGCCGTATGAGCTGCGATAACGCGGCGACTCGCGTGCTATCCCTTCCAAGTTGCGGCAAATGCCATGAAGATGATTTCCAAGGTTCGAGGTAGCGCCGCACTGACTCAAAGGTGCGGCCCCCGCTGCAACGGGGGCCGCCTCGAACTCCACCTGACCGCGAGACACCTCATGGAAATGACGACCCCGAGCGGGAATGAAGCGGCTTGCGACAGGCAGGAAGGGTCATTCATCGGTCTATACATGCGCCGTCACGTTGATGATATTCACTCGGAATAACGGGACCGTCGTCTTGCCGCCGATCTGGGTGTCATAGGTAAAGGAACCCACGACCTCGACGTACATCGTCACCTGGTCGCCCGCCACAATGTTGGCGATGATCGACGGGTCGTTCGCTGTGATCACCGCGTTCGTCTTGTAGGCCTCCTCAGCATGTGGCTTGCCCATGACGATGGCGCGGAAGGCATCCGGGCCCATCGCGGCGTCGGCCTGCGTGACAGAGCCGTAGATGATGATCTTGTGGCCTCTGGCGGAGTCTGGATCTTTCGTCACCAGGATGGCGAAGTCGCGTGCCGAGAGGGGCTGATACATCGTCGGGTCCAGATCGGTGACCGTCGGCGTGTGAGCGGTACTAGCTGGCGACTGCTGCGGCGCGGAGACAGTGACCGTCGGCGTGTGAGCGGTGCTGGTCTGCGAGTGCTCCGGAACTGTGACCGTGACCGTTTCGGTGCGGGCCGTATCTGTCGTCCCCCCACACCCAGCGGCCAGGAGAGCGGCCAGGAGAGTGGCGAACTGGGGCTTAAAAGGCATCGTGTGTCCCCCCAGACATTTTCCTTGGTCGCAAAGCTTGATGAGACGCGTCAGGGTGCCTCACCGGATAGAGCCATAGGTCCCACCTAGAGTCCCCTCGCACAGTTTTGCCCGACCGGTCGAGCGTGTCGACTCGAGGAGAGACAGAAAAGGCCCCTACGGTTGAGGGTTGATGAAACTGCCGTCTGCCCGCTCTGCGTCCTGCCATTTCGATAGTGAGCACGGGGAGCCGGTCGTCCCAGAAGAACCTGGGGTCATTCATGCCTTTCTACTCGATCTGGACGCACTGACCCGAACCCAGCAGTGGGTGTTGAACCGGAATGACGTCGCATTTCTCGACAAGCCGGAGGAGTCCGCGTGCGGCACTCGTGTGTCGCTCGTGTATCCGATGCCCTTCAACACCGACGACCCCGATGTGTGTCCGAGTTGCACGACGATGGCCACCTTCTGGCATACCGACCGCGAAGAGTTCCAGGTGCGCGTGCGGTTACGCCACAACCGCAGGGTCGCCCGCGAGGCTGAACGGGCGGCTAAGGCTGAGAAAAGCACCGACCTACTGAAGCGATCGCTGAAAGCAGGGGGACTCCTCCCCGGCGACGACGAGAGTCCCGATACCTCGGTGCATCGGGCTCAATCGCCGCGACCCGACGGGTTCCATCAGAGATAGGGATGACCAAATGCATTCTGCTGATCGTCTATGTCTCGGCTCTGCTCGCTGAAGCTATCGGTAACTGGTTCGCCTCGAAAGACGTATTCCGGATGGTGAAGGTGCGCCCAGGTCTCCTCGAACCTCAACAGCCTGAGGATGGAAGATCGCTCGCGGTCCGGTCGCCATCGGAGTGGGTGCCGCCCTAGGTGCGGCGGGGAACATAATGTCGATGTTCATCGGCTAAACAGCGACACACGGAATGGCGCACAGAAGGCACAGCCCTTTGTGGGCATCGTTGGAACAGCTCCTGGCCTGTATCGCAGCGTTTCACCCCACGGAATGCAGTTGACGACATCGGTTATAGGGGTTTTGTCGCACGACCACCGTGATCATCCGCACCACCCTGCAAGACCTGGAATCCCGGGCGGGGATCGGCGTCACCGGCGGCGGCACCCGGCTGCCCATCAAAGACGTCATCCGGATGGCCGGACACGCCAACCATTATTTGGCAGTGTTCGACCAAGCCACCGGATCCGCGCTGGACCTGTTCCGCACCCGCCGTATCGCGTCGCCGGCGCAGCGGATCATGCTCATCGCCCGCGACGGGGGCTGCACCAAACCGTGCTGCACCGTCGGCGCCTACGGCGCCCAGGTCCACCACGTCTCCGCCGACTGGGCTGATGGCGGCAACACCAACATCAACGACCTCGGCCTGGCCTGCCCACCGGATAACCGCAGCGTCAAAGACGGCTGAACTACCCCAGGTTTTGTTCCGATCTTTATAGGAGGATCAGGAACATGCCCCGTCAGTATTCGCCGGAGTTTCGCGATCGTGCGTTACGGATGTTGGACACCACGATGGAGGCCTCGGAAGTATCGGAGTTCGAGGCGATTAAGTCTGTGTCGAGCAAACTCGGCATCTCTGAAGAGTCGCTGCGTCGATGGCGGCGCAAGGCTCAAGTCGATGCCGGGGAACGACCCGGGACGTCCAGCTCCGAGCACGCCGAGATCCGCCGCCTCAAGCGAGAAGTTGCCGACTTACGCAGAGCCAACGAGATTCTGAAGTCTGCGTCTGCGTTTTTCGCAGCGGAGCTCGACCGCCCCGCGACGAAATGATCGCCTACATCGATGCACATCGCGATCAATTCGGGGTCGAGCTCATCTGTCGTATCTTGCGGGCAGCAATCCCGGGATTCCTCACCTCCCGGGGCTACCGAGCCGCCAGGACCCGCCCGCCCTCAGATCGCGAAATCCGCGACGAACAGCTGATCGCGGACCTGCGTGTGGTGCACCGGCAGAACTACTCGGTGTACGGGGTCAAGAAGATGCATCAGGCCATGAAACGTCGCGGCTGGCACCTAGGCCGCGAACAGACCCGACGCTTGATGCGCAAGGCCGGCCTGCGCGGTGTGCAGCGCGGAAAGCCGGTGTTCACCACCGTCACCGACCCCGCTGCCGCCCGGCCCGCTGACCTGGTCAACCGTCAATTCAAGGCCCCGGCACCCAACCGGTTGTGGGTCGCCGACATCACCTTCGTACGCACCTGGCAGGGATTCTGTTACACCGCCTTCGTGACCGATGCCTGCACCAAGAAGATCGCCGGCTGGGCCGTCTCGGCCA
This window contains:
- a CDS encoding IS3 family transposase (programmed frameshift), whose amino-acid sequence is MPRQYSPEFRDRALRMLDTTMEASEVSEFEAIKSVSSKLGISEESLRRWRRKAQVDAGERPGTSSSEHAEIRRLKREVADLRRANEILKSASAFFRSGARPPRDEMIAYIDAHRDQFGVELICRILRAAIPGFLTSRGYRAARTRPPSDREIRDEQLIADLRVVHRQNYSVYGVKKMHQAMKRRGWHLGREQTRRLMRKAGLRGVQRGKPVFTTVTDPAAARPADLVNRQFKAPAPNRLWVADITFVRTWQGFCYTAFVTDACTKKIAGWAVSATMRTDDLPLQAFNHAVWQSNTDLSELIHHSDRGSQYLSLTYTDRLAELGIAPSVGSRGDSYDNALAEAVNAAYKTELISRAKPWRCVDDVELSTAAWVAWYNQERLHEALGYVPPAEYEAALTGASYPASQPTPALATE